The following coding sequences are from one Oncorhynchus nerka isolate Pitt River linkage group LG6, Oner_Uvic_2.0, whole genome shotgun sequence window:
- the LOC115130793 gene encoding sequestosome-1-like translates to MSMTVKAYLLGKEDAPKEIRRIAVDQDVSTSFEYLKKKVEDVFSTLRNVTYQMFYKDEDGDMIAFSTDDELIMGLTCIKDYTFRLFIKEKKEHRREFPAFAFPGGVPPFAFPPPPGTPHMGHPPPHGSHGHHGHGPPMVHPNVTCDECEGSVAGTRFKCTVCTDYDLCSTCQAKGLHKEHVLLPIWHPFNNAFEWFPRGKWMRKMRHCTWAQAQSQAQPGPSGSQPGQAAPGDRQPSDASSAASQQSQANMDYLKNIGEGVAAMLSPLGIDVDIDVELEAKRTKVMTPNPSPPGSGGPPSARSNNGTGVSEGDGTKEGEMEVDGLSSLGSASDLATGGKDPGGSGDDEWTHLTSKEVDPSTGELQSLRVGEEGSLEAPGSPTVPQGPSQEPQKSLTLAEAAAYPHLPQDADPRLVESLSQMLAMGFTDEGGWLTRLLHTKDCDVGAALDTIHYAKPAKK, encoded by the exons ATGTCTATGACCGTTAAAGCCTATCTCCTTGGGAAGGAGGATGCGCCGAAAGAAATTCGTCGCATTGCTGTGGACCAAGATGTTTCAACGAGTTTTGAGTATCTGAAAAAAAAGGTTGAGGATGTTTTCTCAACCCTGCGAAATGTCACCTATCAAATGTTTTACAAAG ATGAAGACGGTGACATGATCGCCTTCTCCACTGACGATGAGCTCATCATGGGCCTCACCTGCATCAAGGACTACACCTTCCGCCTCTTCATCAAGG AGAAGAAGGAGCATAGGCGTGAATTCCCTGCTTTTGCCTTCCCCGGGGGTGTCCCCCCTTTCGCCTTCCCCCCTCCCCCTGGAACACCTCATATGGGACATCCCCCACCTCACGGTTCCCACGGCCACCATGGTCATGGGCCCCCCATGGTGCACCCCAATGTGACCTGTGACGAATGTGAGGGCTCTGTGGCGGGGACCCGCTTCAAGTGCACAGTGTGCACTGACTATGACCTGTGCTCCACGTGCCAAGCCAAGGGGCTACACAAGGAGCACGTCCTCCTGCCCATCTGGCACCCCTTCAACAACGCATTTGAG TGGTTCCCTCGTGGGAAGTGGATGAGGAAGATGAGGCACTGCACATGGGCTCAGGCCCAAAGCCAGGCCCAGCCTGGTCCCTCTGGCTCCCAGCCAGGCCAGGCCGCCCCaggggacagacagccctctgATGCCTCATCTGCTGCCTCCCAGCAGTCCCAAGCCAATATGGATTACCTGAAGAACATTGGAGAAGGGGTGGCAGCCATGCTTAGCCCACTGG GTATCGATGTGGATATTGATGTGGAGCTGGAGGCAAAGAGGACCAAGGTGATGACCCCCAATCCGTCCCCACCTGGGTCAGGAGGCCCCCCCAGTGCTAGGAGCAACAACGGGACAGGGGTGTCCGAGGGAGATGGGActaaagagggggagatggaggtggACGGGCTTAGCAGCCTAGGGAGCGCGAGTGATTTAGCTACG GGTGGTAAAGACCCAGGGGGCAGTGGTGACGATGAGTGGACCCACCTGACCTCCAAGGAGGTGGATCCCTCTACAGGTGAGCTCCAGTCTCTCAGGGTAGGCGAGGAGGGCTCTCTGGAAGCCCCGGGGTCCCCTACTGTCCCCCAGGGTCCCTCACAGGAACCACAGAAGTCCCTCACTCTCGCTGAGGCCGCAGCCTACCCCCACCTTCCTCAAG ATGCCGACCCACGCTTGGTGGAGTCCCTGTCCCAGATGCTGGCCATGGGCTTCACAGATGAGGGTGGCTGGCTCACCCGCCTCCTCCACACTAAGGACTGCGATGTCGGCGCCGCCCTGGACACCATCCACTACGCCAAACCCGCCAAGAAGTAA